One genomic window of Candidatus Desulfatibia profunda includes the following:
- a CDS encoding tetratricopeptide repeat protein — MTEEETPETGYVKKETMFWVATVALVIGFFIGVMLTVYKSRSGLPVPLSPPKSQPEPSQAAPKAGDRAPSVETAARIFKLEQQTAQHPEDAEAWTQLGNLYFDSDNFEKAIGAYQKSLAIKPDNADVWTDMGVMYRRSGKPEEAIKAFDKAIAINPGHEVSRFNKGIVLMHDLNNMEGAVSAWEELVAVNPAAKSPNGQLVAELIQRIRSRGKP; from the coding sequence ATGACAGAAGAAGAAACTCCCGAAACCGGTTATGTAAAAAAAGAGACGATGTTCTGGGTTGCCACCGTTGCTCTGGTTATAGGGTTTTTTATAGGCGTAATGTTAACGGTGTATAAATCCCGAAGCGGGCTGCCGGTTCCGCTTTCGCCGCCAAAATCGCAACCGGAGCCTTCGCAGGCAGCCCCGAAGGCCGGTGATCGGGCGCCTTCGGTCGAAACGGCCGCCAGGATTTTTAAGCTCGAACAGCAAACCGCCCAACATCCCGAAGACGCCGAGGCCTGGACGCAACTGGGCAACCTTTATTTTGATTCCGACAATTTTGAAAAAGCCATCGGAGCCTACCAAAAATCCCTGGCCATCAAGCCCGACAATGCCGATGTCTGGACCGACATGGGCGTCATGTACCGCCGTAGCGGCAAACCCGAAGAAGCGATTAAGGCGTTTGACAAGGCCATCGCCATTAATCCGGGCCACGAAGTCTCGCGCTTCAACAAGGGCATTGTGCTGATGCATGACTTAAACAATATGGAAGGCGCCGTAAGCGCCTGGGAGGAACTGGTCGCCGTCAACCCGGCCGCCAAGTCACCCAACGGGCAGCTCGTGGCCGAGCTGATTCAACGCATCCGGTCCCGCGGCAAACCATAA
- a CDS encoding amidohydrolase, with product MIIDFHTHIFPKTIRENREAYFPAEPAFKLLYSAPGSKLVGAQEIVAAMDQQGIDISVIFGFPWQNSQTSKEHNDYILEAVQRFPRRLVGFCCLDPFSRDAASEALRCLEAGLCGIGELAFYQSGIEDNALEKLAPLMEICRDKDFPVLIHTNEPVGHLYPGKTPNTLRQIYNLIKRFPENTIVLAHWGGGIFFFNLLKKEVKASLEKVYFDTAASPFLYDGKIYRLAKEIVGLNKILFGSDFPLLVPARYFKELETSGLSTTEIEAICGLNAAKLLSL from the coding sequence ATGATCATCGACTTTCATACCCATATTTTTCCTAAAACGATCCGTGAAAACCGGGAAGCATATTTCCCGGCTGAGCCCGCCTTCAAGCTGCTGTACAGCGCTCCCGGATCAAAACTGGTCGGGGCTCAGGAGATTGTTGCTGCCATGGATCAACAGGGGATCGACATATCCGTTATTTTCGGTTTTCCCTGGCAGAATTCGCAGACATCTAAAGAACATAACGACTATATCCTGGAAGCGGTGCAAAGATTCCCCCGGCGCCTTGTCGGTTTTTGCTGCCTGGATCCTTTCAGCCGGGATGCCGCTTCGGAAGCGTTGCGGTGTCTGGAAGCAGGGCTTTGCGGTATCGGCGAGCTTGCCTTTTATCAATCCGGAATTGAAGACAACGCCCTTGAAAAGCTGGCCCCTTTGATGGAAATCTGCCGGGATAAGGATTTTCCGGTTCTGATCCACACCAATGAACCGGTGGGCCATTTATACCCGGGAAAAACACCGAACACCTTAAGACAGATTTATAATCTTATCAAAAGATTTCCGGAAAATACGATTGTACTTGCGCACTGGGGCGGCGGCATCTTCTTTTTCAACCTCCTTAAAAAAGAGGTAAAAGCAAGCCTTGAAAAGGTATATTTTGACACGGCCGCATCGCCGTTTCTTTATGACGGAAAAATATACCGGCTTGCAAAAGAGATCGTCGGCCTTAATAAGATTCTCTTTGGCAGTGACTTTCCGCTGCTGGTGCCGGCCCGATATTTTAAGGAACTTGAAACATCCGGGCTGTCAACGACGGAGATTGAAGCGATCTGCGGCTTGAATGCTGCCAAACTACTTAGTTTATAG
- a CDS encoding zinc ribbon domain-containing protein, which produces MFLIIGISPKTKIIDNTPRICQACGLAQARLKRVDSYFNLFFIPLFRVKKGEPFVICDRCESITSETPSAYYPPPPRRDFRCSGCGRPLEEEFRYCPSCGNPVQSEGI; this is translated from the coding sequence ATGTTTCTGATTATCGGCATTTCACCCAAAACCAAGATTATAGACAATACCCCCAGGATCTGCCAGGCCTGCGGGCTGGCCCAGGCGCGGCTGAAGCGGGTGGACAGTTATTTCAACCTGTTTTTTATCCCGCTGTTCAGGGTAAAAAAGGGGGAGCCGTTTGTGATCTGTGACCGTTGCGAAAGTATTACGTCCGAGACGCCCTCGGCATATTATCCGCCGCCGCCCAGGAGAGATTTCCGATGCAGCGGCTGCGGCCGGCCCCTGGAAGAAGAATTCAGGTACTGCCCTTCATGCGGCAATCCCGTTCAAAGTGAGGGAATATAA
- a CDS encoding tRNA (cytidine(34)-2'-O)-methyltransferase has translation MERHVVLVAPDIPWNTGNIGRTCLGTGAYLHLVKPLGFSLENRDLKRAGLDYWHRVKLSIWEKFESFEEKTAPQKGEVVLFTKNGAKPFRAMPHTQRLFLIFGSETQGLPETIISRYQNATYHIPISADIRSLNLSTAVGIALYESLRP, from the coding sequence TTGGAACGCCACGTAGTGCTGGTGGCGCCGGATATCCCCTGGAATACCGGCAATATCGGCCGTACCTGCCTGGGGACCGGCGCTTATCTTCATCTGGTAAAGCCGCTGGGGTTTTCGCTGGAGAACCGGGATCTCAAACGGGCCGGTCTGGATTACTGGCACCGGGTCAAACTTTCGATCTGGGAAAAATTTGAAAGTTTCGAGGAAAAAACAGCGCCCCAAAAGGGTGAAGTCGTCCTGTTTACCAAAAACGGCGCCAAACCTTTCCGGGCCATGCCGCATACCCAAAGGCTTTTTCTGATATTCGGCTCGGAAACCCAAGGGCTTCCCGAAACGATCATATCCCGATATCAAAACGCCACCTACCATATTCCCATCAGCGCTGACATCCGCAGCCTGAACCTGTCCACCGCGGTCGGAATCGCACTGTACGAAAGCCTGCGCCCCTGA
- a CDS encoding formate--tetrahydrofolate ligase: MAYDAVKMPDWQISEAAEENMPTPDEWREKLGLEKDEVIPQGRLCRLDFMKIIERLKKKKDGKYIEVTAITPTPLGEGKSTTSCGLMEGLGKRGVNVGGCLRQPSGGPTMNIKGTAAGGGNALLIPMTEFSMGLTGDINDIMNAHNLALVALTARMQHERNYNDEQLARLTRMRRLDVDPTRVEMGWIMDFCAQSLRNIIIGLGGRMDGFVMQSRFGIAVSSELMAILSIVRDLADLREKLNNITVAFDKSGKVVTTGDLEVGNAMTAWMRNTINPTLMSTVEYQPLMVHAGPFANIAVGQSSIIADRVGLKVFDYHVTESGFGADIGFEKFWNVKCRYSGLKPQVSVLTSTIRALKMHGGGPKVVAGLPLPKDYQKENLGLLEKGVANMVHHINTIRMSGINPVVCINCFHTDTKDEIALVRKYAEKAGARCAVSTHWADGGDGALELADAVLEACDQKTEFKFLYPMEMKLRERVNTIAKNVYGADGVAWTPEAEAKAKMLESDSKYDDYTTMMVKTHLSLTHDPAVKGTPKGWTLPVRDVLIFSGAKFLCPCCGTISLMPGTSSDPAYRRVDVDVKTGKVTGLF; this comes from the coding sequence ATGGCTTACGATGCTGTAAAAATGCCCGACTGGCAGATTTCCGAAGCGGCCGAAGAAAACATGCCTACTCCTGATGAATGGCGCGAAAAGTTGGGTCTTGAAAAAGACGAAGTCATTCCCCAGGGGAGACTATGCAGACTCGATTTCATGAAGATTATCGAGCGGCTCAAGAAAAAGAAGGATGGCAAATACATTGAGGTGACCGCGATTACCCCTACACCGCTGGGCGAAGGCAAGAGCACCACTTCCTGCGGCCTCATGGAAGGTCTTGGCAAGCGCGGCGTGAATGTCGGCGGTTGTCTGCGGCAGCCCTCGGGCGGTCCGACCATGAACATTAAAGGTACCGCGGCCGGCGGCGGCAATGCGCTGCTGATTCCCATGACCGAGTTCTCCATGGGCTTAACCGGCGACATTAACGACATCATGAACGCTCACAACCTGGCCCTGGTGGCCCTGACCGCTCGTATGCAGCACGAGCGGAACTACAATGATGAACAGCTCGCACGCCTCACCCGTATGCGCCGGCTGGACGTTGACCCCACCCGGGTGGAAATGGGCTGGATCATGGACTTCTGCGCCCAGTCCTTACGGAACATCATTATCGGCCTGGGCGGACGCATGGACGGCTTTGTGATGCAGTCCAGGTTCGGGATTGCGGTCAGCTCCGAACTGATGGCGATTCTTTCCATCGTGCGCGACCTGGCCGACCTGCGTGAAAAACTGAACAACATCACCGTGGCCTTTGACAAGAGCGGTAAAGTGGTCACCACCGGCGATCTGGAAGTTGGTAATGCCATGACCGCCTGGATGCGCAACACCATTAACCCGACCCTCATGTCCACAGTTGAATATCAACCCTTAATGGTCCACGCCGGACCCTTTGCCAACATCGCCGTGGGCCAGTCCTCGATCATCGCCGACCGGGTCGGTCTGAAGGTGTTCGACTATCACGTGACCGAGTCCGGCTTCGGTGCTGACATCGGCTTTGAAAAATTTTGGAACGTCAAATGCCGTTACAGCGGCCTGAAACCCCAGGTCTCCGTTCTTACCAGCACCATCCGCGCATTGAAGATGCACGGCGGCGGCCCCAAGGTCGTGGCCGGCCTGCCGCTGCCCAAAGATTATCAGAAAGAGAACCTGGGCCTGCTGGAAAAGGGCGTGGCCAACATGGTGCACCACATCAACACCATCCGGATGTCCGGCATTAACCCGGTGGTCTGCATCAACTGCTTCCATACCGACACCAAGGACGAGATCGCCCTGGTGCGCAAGTACGCCGAGAAAGCCGGTGCTCGCTGTGCGGTTTCCACCCACTGGGCCGACGGCGGCGACGGAGCCCTGGAACTCGCCGATGCGGTCCTCGAGGCCTGTGATCAAAAAACCGAATTCAAATTCCTGTACCCGATGGAAATGAAGCTGCGTGAACGCGTCAACACCATTGCCAAGAACGTTTACGGTGCCGATGGTGTGGCCTGGACGCCCGAGGCCGAGGCCAAGGCCAAGATGCTCGAGTCCGATTCCAAGTATGACGATTACACCACCATGATGGTCAAAACCCATCTTTCGCTGACCCATGATCCGGCTGTCAAGGGAACACCCAAGGGCTGGACCCTGCCCGTCCGCGACGTGCTGATCTTCTCCGGCGCCAAGTTCCTGTGCCCCTGCTGCGGCACCATCAGCCTGATGCCGGGAACCAGCTCCGACCCGGCTTACCGCCGTGTGGATGTGGATGTGAAGACCGGGAAGGTTACGGGACTGTTCTAA
- a CDS encoding ABC transporter ATP-binding protein — translation MHTDFGYFEETQLGKPYDVKMLGRLYPYIKPYKPLLFLSIILVVGITLLDLSMPYVTKIAIDRYIVPQIRPVHGKDRNRTNDNVRYLRADLTDAEIKAVVQKYPDRFKRYGSLALAKFDDLDQFEKNDLAILRKGDLAGVGMITAAFLAIVLVMFALNVVQVMLMEYAGQMIMHDLRVGLFEHIQRLSAAFFTRNPVGRLVTRVANDIQNMYEFFTSVIVFVFRDLFLLLGITAVLLGLNWQLALVSFMVLPVVIAASIHFAGQAREAFRILRIKLAEINTKFSETIGGIRVIQLFLQEKANCRNFAELNHEHYLAGMRQVHVFAVFMPVIELLGAVAIAIVIYYGGGRVLDDSISLGALVAFISYMKMFFRPIRDIAEKYNILQNAMASAERIFFLLDNSEILPQPAPADEFSSTPGIKSRMPARRLEKITEIAFKDVSLAYVKGETVLNRVSFRVSAGETVALVGPTGSGKTSIINLIARFYDPSSGQVLLNGVNIEMIPTFELRQKLALVTQDPFLFSETIRDNIALGKRDITKKELRQIIRDSNCETLVDRLPRGVDTVLSEGGMSLSSGERQLISIARAFARNPDLILLDEATSYIDSSTERHIQRALFNLMANRTAIVVAHRLSTAREADRIIVLNRGRIIEAGTHSELMQRQGFYFRLYKLQN, via the coding sequence ATGCATACTGATTTTGGCTATTTTGAGGAAACGCAGCTTGGCAAGCCTTATGATGTAAAAATGTTAGGGCGCCTGTATCCGTATATAAAACCGTACAAACCACTCCTTTTTTTATCCATTATTCTGGTTGTCGGTATCACCTTGCTGGATCTTTCTATGCCTTATGTCACCAAGATCGCCATCGACCGTTATATTGTTCCACAAATCAGACCCGTGCACGGTAAGGATCGGAATCGGACCAATGATAACGTCAGATACCTGCGGGCGGACCTGACAGATGCCGAAATCAAGGCCGTTGTCCAAAAATACCCGGACCGCTTCAAACGATACGGGTCACTTGCTCTGGCTAAATTTGACGATCTTGACCAATTCGAAAAAAATGATCTGGCGATACTGCGCAAGGGTGATCTGGCCGGGGTCGGCATGATTACGGCTGCATTTCTTGCCATTGTTCTGGTAATGTTCGCTCTGAATGTTGTGCAGGTCATGCTGATGGAATATGCAGGGCAGATGATCATGCATGATCTGAGGGTCGGCCTTTTCGAACATATCCAGAGGCTGTCGGCGGCCTTTTTTACCCGCAATCCTGTGGGGCGTCTGGTTACGCGGGTCGCCAACGACATCCAAAACATGTATGAATTTTTCACTTCCGTGATAGTATTTGTTTTCAGGGACCTCTTTTTGCTTTTAGGCATCACCGCCGTTCTTTTAGGCCTCAACTGGCAACTGGCCCTGGTTTCCTTCATGGTGCTCCCGGTGGTGATAGCGGCGTCCATTCATTTTGCCGGTCAAGCCCGGGAAGCATTCCGAATTCTTAGGATCAAGCTTGCTGAGATAAATACCAAATTTTCGGAGACCATCGGTGGAATCAGGGTTATCCAGCTCTTTTTGCAGGAAAAAGCAAATTGCCGGAATTTTGCCGAACTCAATCATGAACATTATCTGGCCGGCATGCGACAGGTCCATGTGTTTGCAGTCTTTATGCCGGTTATCGAACTTTTAGGGGCGGTAGCCATTGCAATCGTGATCTATTACGGCGGCGGCCGGGTGCTTGACGACAGCATCAGCCTGGGCGCCCTGGTTGCTTTTATTTCATATATGAAGATGTTTTTCAGGCCCATTCGAGACATTGCCGAAAAATACAATATCCTGCAAAATGCCATGGCATCGGCTGAACGAATTTTTTTTCTGCTGGACAACAGCGAAATTTTGCCGCAGCCTGCTCCGGCGGATGAATTCAGTTCCACACCCGGCATAAAATCCCGGATGCCGGCACGCAGGCTCGAAAAGATCACGGAAATCGCCTTCAAAGATGTTTCCCTTGCTTATGTAAAAGGTGAAACCGTGCTTAACCGGGTATCTTTTCGGGTTTCGGCCGGTGAAACGGTGGCACTGGTGGGGCCGACCGGCTCTGGCAAGACATCGATTATCAACCTTATTGCCCGGTTTTATGATCCCTCATCAGGGCAGGTGCTTTTAAACGGCGTGAACATCGAAATGATTCCCACCTTTGAATTACGGCAAAAATTGGCCCTGGTTACGCAGGATCCGTTTTTGTTTTCCGAAACAATCCGGGACAATATTGCCTTGGGAAAGCGTGACATCACCAAAAAGGAACTGCGGCAAATTATCAGGGACTCCAATTGCGAAACCCTTGTTGACAGATTACCCCGCGGCGTTGATACCGTTCTTTCCGAAGGCGGGATGTCACTTTCAAGTGGAGAACGTCAGCTCATCTCGATCGCAAGGGCCTTTGCGCGCAACCCCGATTTGATCCTGCTGGATGAAGCCACTTCCTATATCGATTCCAGCACGGAACGCCACATCCAAAGAGCGCTTTTTAACCTGATGGCCAACCGAACAGCCATTGTGGTCGCCCATCGACTTTCCACCGCCCGGGAGGCCGACCGGATTATCGTGCTCAACAGGGGCCGGATTATCGAAGCCGGCACTCACAGCGAACTGATGCAACGCCAAGGCTTCTATTTCCGGTTGTATAAACTGCAGAACTGA
- a CDS encoding ABC transporter ATP-binding protein: MKSLYLIKPYLQENRYRIFLGIACLILVDILLLFIPRVIKWAVDDLTMLRADGIHLAIYAFYIVGIAVLICIFRYFWRRYLIGTSRRVEEGMRNRLFAHIQTLSASYFDNTKTGDLMAHATNDIQNVRMATGMGTVALTDAVVLGTAAIAFMAYINVRLTAFVLIPMPVIVLGTRFFSKKMHRMYGEVQAAFSDLTEVVRERFAGIRIIKSYNQEKESAARLETVSKNYIGKNLKLVRITGSFFPMMVFLSNVSLAIVLFLGGRQTIDFTITAGDFVAFISYLGILTWPMMAVGWVTNLIQRGKASLDRIDRIMKTLPEIDDMPGATPPRTTCGGLVFENVGFSYERNAARPNFLPVLSEIDIHLGRGRILGIVGPPGSGKTTLLRLIPRLYDVLPGRILLDGIDIRKIQIRKLRALIAFVSQEPFLFAGTIRENITFGADTAEPELIRATEKAALYDTICSFPAGFDTIVGEKGVILSGGQKQRVALARAFLIDAGILILDDPISQVDMETGHDIINTIRSMADNRTIIIVSHRISAVCFADQIITLDSGRIVESGTHAQLMATDQYYAKTFRLQQIEEEFLHAY, translated from the coding sequence ATGAAGTCTCTATACTTGATAAAGCCGTATCTTCAAGAAAATCGTTACCGCATTTTCCTTGGAATCGCCTGCCTGATCCTGGTCGATATTCTGCTGCTTTTCATCCCCCGTGTCATCAAATGGGCTGTTGACGACCTTACCATGCTGCGGGCGGACGGCATACACCTGGCAATTTATGCCTTTTATATCGTGGGCATTGCCGTCTTGATCTGTATTTTCCGTTATTTCTGGCGGCGCTATCTCATCGGCACGTCGCGCCGGGTCGAAGAAGGTATGCGCAACAGGCTGTTTGCACATATTCAGACGCTGTCGGCGTCGTATTTCGATAATACCAAAACCGGCGATTTGATGGCGCATGCCACCAACGATATCCAGAATGTTCGCATGGCTACGGGCATGGGTACGGTCGCACTGACCGATGCCGTCGTGCTCGGGACGGCAGCGATCGCCTTTATGGCCTACATTAATGTTCGACTGACGGCGTTTGTCCTGATCCCCATGCCTGTGATCGTCCTGGGCACACGATTTTTCAGCAAAAAGATGCACCGAATGTACGGGGAGGTGCAAGCGGCGTTTTCGGATTTAACCGAAGTCGTCAGGGAACGGTTTGCAGGTATCCGCATCATCAAGTCCTACAACCAGGAAAAAGAATCCGCCGCACGACTTGAAACCGTGTCCAAAAATTATATTGGCAAAAATCTCAAGCTGGTGAGGATTACCGGCTCTTTTTTTCCGATGATGGTTTTTTTATCGAACGTAAGCCTGGCCATCGTCCTTTTTTTAGGAGGCCGTCAAACCATCGACTTTACCATTACCGCCGGAGATTTTGTGGCGTTCATCAGCTACCTGGGAATTCTCACCTGGCCGATGATGGCCGTCGGCTGGGTCACCAATCTTATCCAGCGGGGTAAAGCTTCTCTCGACAGAATCGACAGGATCATGAAAACCTTACCTGAAATTGACGACATGCCGGGCGCAACGCCCCCAAGAACGACCTGCGGCGGCCTTGTTTTTGAAAATGTCGGCTTTTCATATGAGCGCAACGCTGCCCGCCCGAACTTCCTGCCGGTTCTATCTGAAATCGATATTCATCTTGGGCGCGGCCGGATTCTTGGCATTGTCGGTCCTCCCGGAAGCGGTAAAACGACCCTTTTAAGACTTATACCAAGGCTTTACGATGTGTTGCCGGGGCGTATTCTGCTCGACGGCATCGATATTCGAAAAATACAGATCCGCAAGCTCAGAGCCCTGATTGCCTTTGTGTCTCAGGAACCGTTTTTATTTGCCGGGACCATCCGGGAAAACATTACCTTCGGTGCGGATACAGCCGAACCGGAATTGATACGGGCGACCGAGAAAGCAGCCCTGTATGACACCATTTGTTCTTTTCCGGCCGGCTTTGATACCATCGTCGGCGAAAAAGGGGTCATCCTCTCCGGCGGGCAGAAACAGCGCGTGGCCCTGGCCAGAGCCTTTTTGATCGATGCCGGCATTTTGATCCTGGATGACCCTATCAGCCAGGTAGATATGGAAACCGGCCATGACATTATCAACACCATCAGATCCATGGCCGACAACAGGACCATCATAATTGTCTCACATCGAATTTCGGCGGTCTGCTTTGCCGATCAGATCATTACCCTTGACAGCGGACGTATCGTGGAATCCGGTACGCATGCGCAGTTGATGGCAACTGATCAATACTATGCCAAAACCTTCCGTCTCCAACAGATAGAAGAGGAGTTTTTGCATGCATACTGA